In one window of Borrelia anserina Es DNA:
- the trpS gene encoding tryptophan--tRNA ligase codes for MQRKVILTGDRPTGPLHLGHYVGSIVNRLKYQGEYETYIIIADLHTLTTKPYLENISKISVNVREMVLDYLACGINPEKVNIYLQSAIPELLELNLILSMIVMVNRLQRIPSIKDMSIAAGLTEVPYGLLGYPVLMSADILMVKSNLVPVGRDNEAHVELTRELARKFNYLYGENFFPIPEAIFTDSQALVGIYGKTKMSKSLGNAIFLSDDEETLRKKVMSMFTDPKRVRADMPGEVDGNPVFIYHDLFNSNIDELYELKTRYKKGTIGDVEVKKRLFGVLNQFLMPIRERREFFKSKKGYVDEVIFEGTSKTRKVAVEVVKNAKNLMGISKTWNDVRRNVEKILESNVNI; via the coding sequence TTGGCTCTATTGTTAATAGATTAAAATATCAGGGAGAATATGAAACCTATATTATTATAGCAGATTTGCATACTCTTACTACAAAGCCATATTTAGAAAATATTAGTAAGATATCTGTTAATGTTAGAGAAATGGTTTTGGATTATCTAGCTTGTGGAATTAATCCTGAAAAAGTTAATATCTATTTGCAATCAGCTATACCTGAGCTTTTGGAGTTAAATTTAATACTGTCAATGATTGTTATGGTTAATCGCCTGCAAAGGATCCCTAGTATAAAGGACATGAGTATCGCTGCTGGGTTGACTGAAGTTCCTTATGGACTTTTAGGTTATCCTGTTCTTATGAGTGCGGATATTTTGATGGTAAAGTCTAATTTAGTTCCAGTTGGGCGTGATAATGAAGCTCATGTTGAACTTACAAGGGAACTTGCAAGGAAATTCAATTATCTTTATGGAGAAAATTTTTTTCCAATTCCTGAAGCTATCTTTACAGATTCTCAGGCTCTTGTGGGCATTTATGGTAAGACTAAGATGAGCAAAAGCCTTGGTAATGCAATATTTCTAAGTGATGATGAGGAAACATTACGCAAGAAGGTTATGTCTATGTTTACAGATCCTAAAAGGGTGAGAGCAGATATGCCAGGAGAAGTTGATGGCAACCCTGTTTTTATTTATCATGACCTTTTTAATAGTAATATTGATGAGCTTTATGAGCTTAAGACTAGATATAAAAAAGGTACAATTGGAGATGTTGAAGTTAAAAAGAGGCTTTTTGGAGTTTTGAATCAATTTTTAATGCCAATTAGGGAAAGAAGAGAATTTTTTAAATCCAAAAAAGGTTATGTTGATGAGGTGATATTTGAAGGTACAAGTAAGACTAGAAAAGTTGCAGTAGAAGTTGTGAAAAATGCTAAAAATTTAATGGGTATATCAAAGACATGGAATGATGTGAGGAGAAATGTGGAGAAAATTTTAGAAAGTAATGTAAACATATAG